A window from Urocitellus parryii isolate mUroPar1 chromosome 1, mUroPar1.hap1, whole genome shotgun sequence encodes these proteins:
- the Gpr17 gene encoding uracil nucleotide/cysteinyl leukotriene receptor, translating into MNGLEVASPSLTDNSSLTTEQCGQETPLENMLFACFYLLDFILAFVGNALALWLFIRDHKSGTPANVFLMHLAVADLSCVLVLPTRLVYHFSGNHWPFGEIPCRLTGFLFYLNMYASIYFLTCISADRFLAIVHPVKSLKLRRPLYAHLACAFLWVVVAVAMAPLLVSPQTVQTNHTVVCLQLYREKASHHALASLAVAFTFPFVTTVTCYLLIIRSLRKGPRVEKRLKNKAVRMIAMVLAIFLICFVPYHVHRSVYVLHYRGGGTSCTAQRVLALGNRITSCLTSLNGALDPVMYFFVAEKFRHALCNLLCGKRLTGPPPSFEGKTNESSLSARSEL; encoded by the coding sequence ATGAATGGCCTCGAGGTGGCCTCCCCAAGTCTGACCGACAACTCATCTCTGACCACTGAGCAATGTGGGCAGGAGACGCCCCTGGAGAACATGCTGTTCGCTTGCTTCTACCTCCTGGATTTCATCCTGGCTTTTGTTGGCAATGCCCTGGCCCTGTGGCTTTTCATCCGGGACCACAAGTCAGGCACCCCAGCCAACGTGTTCCTGATGCACCTGGCCGTGGCCGACTTGTCCTGTGTGCTGGTCCTGCCCACCCGCCTCGTCTATCACTTCTCTGGGAACCACTGGCCATTTGGGGAAATCCCGTGCCGACTCACCGGCTTTCTCTTCTACCTCAACATGTATGCCAGCATCTACTTCCTCACCTGCATCAGCGCTGACCGCTTCCTGGCCATCGTGCACCCGGTCAAGTCCCTCAAGCTGCGCAGGCCTCTCTATGCTCACCTGGCCTGTGCCTTCTTGTGGGTGGTGGTGGCCGTGGCCATGGCTCCACTGCTGGTCAGCCCACAGACGGTCCAGACCAACCACACAGTCGTCTGCCTGCAGCTGTACCGAGAGAAGGCCTCCCACCATGCCCTGGCGTCCCTCGCTGTGGCCTTCACCTTCCCGTTTGTCACCACAGTCACCTGCTACCTGCTGATCATCCGCAGCCTGAGAAAGGGCCCCCGCGTGGAGAAGCGCCTCAAGAACAAAGCTGTCCGCATGATCGCCATGGTGCTGGCCATCTTCCTGATCTGCTTCGTGCCCTACCACGTCCACCGCTCCGTCTACGTGCTGCACTACCGGGGCGGCGGGACCTCCTGCACGGCCCAGCGGGTCCTGGCCCTGGGAAACCGCATCACTTCCTGTCTCACCAGCCTCAATGGGGCCCTCGACCCCGTCATGTACTTCTTCGTAGCTGAGAAGTTCCGTCATGCCCTGTGCAATCTGCTCTGCGGCAAAAGGCTCACGGGTCCGCCCCCCAGCTTTGAAGGGAAAACCAACGAGAGCTCGCTGAGTGCCAGGTCAGAGCTGTGA